Below is a genomic region from Marinifilum sp. JC120.
CAAGGAGTTCTCCCATATCCTAAAAATGGGTCGCACCCAGCTTCAGGACGCAGTGCCCATGACTCTTGGACAGGAATTCACATCTTACGCGGTTATGGTCGGGGAAGATATTGAGCGCGTGCGCGAAGCAAAAGCCCTGATCTGCGAAATCAATATGGGCGGCACGGCCATCGGCACCGGACTGAACGCACCGCCCAAATACGCCCAGATGGTTACCGAAAAGCTTAAAGAAATTACCGGATTCGACCTTGAACTGGCCCCGGACCTTGTTGAAGCTACTCAGGACACCGGAGCCTATGTGCAGCTTTCCGGTGTACTTAAACGCGTAGCCGTAAAAATTTCTAAAATATGCAACGACCTGCGTTTGCTTTCTTCAGGACCGCGCTGCGGACTCAATGAAATCAACCTGCCACGCATGGCTCCGGGCTCTTCTATCATGCCCGGCAAGGTCAATCCGATCATCCCGGAAGTGGTCAACCAGATAGCTTTCACCGTTATCGGAAGTGACGTAACCGTAAGCATGGCTGCTGAGGGTGGACAGCTTGAACTGAACGTAATGGAACCGGTCATTGCTGCCAGCCTGCTTAATTCTCTGACCATCATGCGCCGGGGTTTCCGCACTCTGGCTGACCGCTGCATCTCCGGCATCACTGCCAATGAAGATGTCTGCCGGGGCTATGTGGAAAACAGCATCGGACTGGTCACTGCACTTAACCCCTACATCGGCTACGAGAATTCAACCGAGGTTGCCAACGAGGCCCTCAAGTCCGGACGCTCAGTCTATGACATCGTCATTGAGAAAGGCTATATGTCCAAAGAAGCACTTGATAAAGCCCTCTCACCCGAAGCCATGGTTCACACCCATCCGCTGAACCTTATTAAAACTGCTGAATAAAACCATTCTAAAGCCCGTACAGCTTCTGCTCTGCGGGCTTTTTTTCAAACATATTTGCATCAGGAGAAACGAATGACGCAGGAAAAATCAGCCTCCGCCCTGTCTATGATGTTCGTGATTGTGGGAAATATGCTCGGCGCGGGCATCCTCGCCCTGCCTGTTAATCTCTGTGCCGCAGGGTTCTACCCTTCCGTTGCCGCCACTCTGATTATGTGGGTACTCATGACCTACACCGCCCTGATCTACTCAGAACAGAAGAGCTTGACCACCAGCGAAGACGCCGATCTGCCAACATTTTTCCATCAGGAACTGGGAAACGCCGGTAAATGGGTAACCATCGTTGCCAACCTGATAATTCTTTACGGGGTGCTGGTGGCCTATCTCTGCGGCATTTCGGCCATTATCATGAGCCTGCAATCCACCCTGCCCAAGTCTGTGGTCATGATCCTTTATTTCGCGCTGGTTACCGGAATGACTGCCTTCGGCATGAAAATGATGAAGAAATGCACGCCCTACATGGTCACCATCATGTGGATAACCTTCGGCGCGCTCGTCTTTATGGTTGTTCCCGATGTTTCCGCACCGAATCTTGAAAAACTGGACTGGACTTATATTCCAGCAGGGCTGCCAGTGCTACTCATGGCTTTCCATTTCCACAACATCATTCCCAGTATCTGCCGTACCCTTGAGCATGACCGAAAAAAAATCCGAACTGCCATCATCGGAGGGACAACCATCGGCATGGTCATGAACATCACCTGGCTGGTGGTGGTACTCGGCGCACTTCCACTCTCCAACCCGGAAACCCACATCGACCTGATTACCGCCTTTGGCAATAACGATCCAGCCACCATCCCGCTGGAAAAGCTGCTGCAAACTCCGGTATTCACCTATGTAGCCTTGATCTTCGCCATTGTGGCCATGTCCACCGCCTTTATGGCTAACGGAACCGCCCTGCTAAGCTTCATGCGCGACCTCACCTCCAACAATTTCGGTATCAGCAACAAGACTGCGGTCTGGTGTTTGTCCTTTCTACCTCCGCTTCTGGTCGGCCTGCTTTATCCAGATATTTTCCTCATAGCTATTAATCTGGTAGGCGGAGTCGGAGAATGCATCATTTTCGGAATCCTGCCGGGATTCATTGTCTGGCGATATGCGCCCCAAGGCTCCATCCGCAAATATTCAGGCATGGTGTTAATTGTCTGCTTCGCCGCAGTACTGCTCATTGAGCTTGGGCAGGAATTCGGTCTGCTGCATCTCAGCCCGAATGTGGAATACTGGTCCCATCATACTAGGTAATGCCTCCGGCGGCCCTTCGGGGACCAAAGAAACTTTTTGAAAAAAGTTTCTCTGGACTCTTCAAAAACTTTTAATAAGCTTCGCTACATAAAATGAAAATCCGGGGGATGACTTAATATCATCCCCCGGATTTTTGCTTAAAACTCGGTCTTATTCTTGACCTTCCATTCCCCATATTCTTTCTTCAAGTGAAACAGAGAATTTTCCGTTATCTGATGCGATTGCATGTTGTAGATAACCGTGTAATCTCCTTTAACCCAAAGTTCCACTTGCGTGGGGGTCAGGGTGCGGATACTGAAGCGCAAACCCGAAGTTGAAACTATCGCCTGCTGATATTTATCGAGTACCTTGCGTTTTTGCAGCATGGCCCGGAAATTCTCAAAGGTGGAGCTTTCAAGCAAAAATTGATCCTGCGTAAACATACGCGGATACTCTTCATTGATGGTCACAAAATTTGTGTAGAACTTGTCAAAAAAGACTTTCATTTCATCAAGCACAGCCTGCTTCTTCTCAAGATCACTCATCTTTTCATAAAGGACTTTCTTTTCCTCCGTACTCATCTTACGGGGCTTGACCACCACAGCTTCGCCAACTGCGGAAGTATCAAACTTTCCTTTTTTGGAAGCGGAGGCAGCCGCAATCTCATCAGGGGTGATTCGGTGATACTCGATGAGCACCTCGGAAACCCCTGCCTGCTCAACATTTCCATGCTTGTATACAGAACGGATATTCAAACCGAGGCTGGTAGTGGGGAATTTACGGATTCTGGGATTCTGCTTTTTATCTGAATCCATGAGGGTAAACTCCTGCCGCTGCCCCCCCGAAAATGAAATAGCAACAT
It encodes:
- the aspA gene encoding aspartate ammonia-lyase, with translation MKFRNEHDCIGQKEVPEDALYGAQTMRASENFRITGIPISHYPHIIYSLAQIKKAAALTNLDLGKLEDDKAKAIAFACDELLADRHHEQFVVDIIQGGAGTSTNMNANEVIANIGLEKLGFKRGEYDNLHPNIHVNMAQSTNDVYPTCLRLTLIAKMDQLIESMEYLQKSFAAKGKEFSHILKMGRTQLQDAVPMTLGQEFTSYAVMVGEDIERVREAKALICEINMGGTAIGTGLNAPPKYAQMVTEKLKEITGFDLELAPDLVEATQDTGAYVQLSGVLKRVAVKISKICNDLRLLSSGPRCGLNEINLPRMAPGSSIMPGKVNPIIPEVVNQIAFTVIGSDVTVSMAAEGGQLELNVMEPVIAASLLNSLTIMRRGFRTLADRCISGITANEDVCRGYVENSIGLVTALNPYIGYENSTEVANEALKSGRSVYDIVIEKGYMSKEALDKALSPEAMVHTHPLNLIKTAE
- a CDS encoding tryptophan/tyrosine permease produces the protein MTQEKSASALSMMFVIVGNMLGAGILALPVNLCAAGFYPSVAATLIMWVLMTYTALIYSEQKSLTTSEDADLPTFFHQELGNAGKWVTIVANLIILYGVLVAYLCGISAIIMSLQSTLPKSVVMILYFALVTGMTAFGMKMMKKCTPYMVTIMWITFGALVFMVVPDVSAPNLEKLDWTYIPAGLPVLLMAFHFHNIIPSICRTLEHDRKKIRTAIIGGTTIGMVMNITWLVVVLGALPLSNPETHIDLITAFGNNDPATIPLEKLLQTPVFTYVALIFAIVAMSTAFMANGTALLSFMRDLTSNNFGISNKTAVWCLSFLPPLLVGLLYPDIFLIAINLVGGVGECIIFGILPGFIVWRYAPQGSIRKYSGMVLIVCFAAVLLIELGQEFGLLHLSPNVEYWSHHTR